acatAAATCTCTGTAGCGTTAAAAACGAATTATGAGGTtaactaataatttatttacaagaGTAGCAGAATGgacgaagaaatattctaatttgCCCGATTCCTACATAGAACGTACTATGCGACAAGTGCGtcattttacttatttcttattagatACGCTGACacgtttattataaaatattgtcatatcattatatttgcttatattacatatatttatatatattataaattaggTTTATTGGCGAACTCCTCGAGGCAAACCGCAATATCTTCGACGAACTCACGAACGTAAACGTTACTGGTTCTCTATTTATAAACCATGGACGAATAATTTTAAGTTAGAAAatagtaaaatgaaattacctccttacatacatatagaacCTATAAAAGATTGGAGTTTCTTTCGTGGCGACAGGGTAATGAAATATCTTATTTCATAGTATTAggttattttctatcttcttattattactttatttgttatttataaactaCGAAGatactattgttatttatcataggttgaaatattaataggaAAGGATAAAGGTAAACAAGGtatagtaaaagaaataatacagGAAAGGAATTGGGTTATCGTAGAAGGTCTTAATACCAAATTAGAACATgttggaaaaaataaaacatttcctGGAATACATGTATTGGTGGAGCAACCATTATTAGTTACCACTGACGTCGCTTTGGTTGATCCTCAcgatttgtatgtatattaagaGACTATTAACCTATCTTTTATTACGTTATAATGCGTTTTGTTATTAGGAATGGAACTAAGATAGAATGGAGGTATACGGATGAAGGTAAGAAGGTACGTGTATCTGTTAGAACTGGTAGGATAATTCCAATTCCTGAATCCGCATTGGAAACGATAGATTATAAGCTTCCAAAGCTTTATAAAGATCAAAGTAAAGATACACCTAAAGAGGAAGTAGCAAAAGTAACATTCAAAGTAAGCGTTATTGTATCATTGAGTAATATGACATAATCTAATCAGGTTTACTTATAATATGTTACTATACTTTTAGCCAGCtttaaaaacttttgaaaTGGATATTATGGATAATATGGGTATCAAGGAAGATCGTACACCTAAAAAATCTTATTGGTATTAGGTTATAttgtaagtagatatatattaataaatttcttacatAAGCAAGAGCTATATATCGACTgggataatttttatcaaaatatattgatttatttatttatttatgacaCACcgtttgataagaaaaatgttatcagTTGATTTTAGCgctatgaaataatattatttttacaagatCTAAGcttgtagaaaaatattacaaaatccCTTTTACTTTATGTCGATTATACGAATGTATACAAAAAGTTTGATCTTCACccatctcttttatttcttattttttttttcatcttttttctttttcgttttatattagaaaatacacTGAGACATGggttttgtttataaattgctgtatttagatatgtatgtagaaattatttgataattgtAATTGTTATCAGGATTAGACAATACCAACTTTATGCAGAAGTTAACCGTAAATCGTATATTGTAATCGATATCCGATTagagcaaaaaaataattatagtttATCTTATACttgacttttctttcttttcttttctttttttcttcttttgttaatttatcttattaaataaCGTCACGCATACATATCACAGTACAATTTTTTACAAACTCACACAGATCCCTGGAACACTAtctgaaatttaaatataatccaatattaatatattttccttaTGTTAACACACAACatctttatattatctatgtcactttgttaaatattgcttcattctttatattttttcatgattatttctctttcattttttatttacaaatatgcctaacaatgaaaattagaaaagatgccaaaattttataaattatatttttttgttctttttttttatgttttttttttgtttatataagcATATCCATAGCAATAAAGGGTTTATAACATAATCGatataagtaaatttttaataattttttacacatttagacgaagaaacgaagaatgtTTTGTATCAAGAAGCAACGTAACatgataaatcaataataataataataataataataataataataataataataataataatttttttaggtTAACAAAATcttataacatattttattaattaataattatgcaaATCCGTGATGCACTGCGTTATATATACTCATTGGAGAAACTATTAAGCTGTTTAATCTCTTTAtagattgtatatatattctggtAAAAAGAGAGCCTCTAAGGAGGGTGAGGGGTAGGGGACGAGGGAAAAAactattatgaaatattcagTATTATTTACGCATTACGCAGTTAAATGTTTAACTACGGCGGTAAATATGACTTAATTAGCGAGGATTTAGGATTCAACTATACGAACTATTTAACGTCGATAGTATTATTGCACTGAGTCAGCACTAATTTTTTAAGGTTATGTATCGAAAGTTCAAGTAAGTAAATGCATTCCTTTTGTCGATTATTTTAGCAAATATTGTACTTTCTCGTACATGGCATAACCTCAAAAACAAACaagatagattatatatatatatgtatgtatatatgtatatagatgtacgtatacatatacatatataatttttctttttattcgtgtgTATCGATTCTCTCGTCGACAATCGAGATAACTCTGATCTTAGAAATTGATAATTTCTTGATAACTGAATCCCATGATGTGAAAACTAGGGAAGTCCATTATAATTTACTATGGTTCACGAGGACTTGGTGGCAGGGTGCCTGACTAGGAGGTTCACTTCACCG
This genomic window from Vespula vulgaris chromosome 17, iyVesVulg1.1, whole genome shotgun sequence contains:
- the LOC127069899 gene encoding probable 39S ribosomal protein L24, mitochondrial, with amino-acid sequence MRLTNNLFTRVAEWTKKYSNLPDSYIERTMRQVYWRTPRGKPQYLRRTHERKRYWFSIYKPWTNNFKLENSKMKLPPYIHIEPIKDWSFFRGDRVEILIGKDKGKQGIVKEIIQERNWVIVEGLNTKLEHVGKNKTFPGIHVLVEQPLLVTTDVALVDPHDLNGTKIEWRYTDEGKKVRVSVRTGRIIPIPESALETIDYKLPKLYKDQSKDTPKEEVAKVTFKPALKTFEMDIMDNMGIKEDRTPKKSYWY